In the genome of Christensenella timonensis, one region contains:
- a CDS encoding shikimate dehydrogenase family protein, whose protein sequence is MNLEKATQPTMYFIGVTTGKSSIMKVFPEWARALGLENTVMKGINIAIHAEPEVYEEVVDFIKNDELSAGALVTTHKIDLYNAAKDTFDYLDPYALKFGELSSISKKDGKLCGHAKDPISSGLALEEFVPAHYWKNHREAGVLIMGAGGSAISMCSYFMRKEFAGNYPSKIVIANRSKLRLDEIKRINADLDPGGIEFDYYLTPEAGQNDAVMDMMGEGSLIINATGLGKDRPGSPLTDKAVFPENALVWEINYRGDLGFLHQAEKQQSSRNLVVEDGWMYFIYGWTQVISEVFHVPIEGETLSELDRIAAKFNHR, encoded by the coding sequence ATGAACTTAGAAAAAGCAACGCAACCTACAATGTATTTTATTGGTGTTACAACGGGAAAATCGTCCATCATGAAAGTATTTCCAGAATGGGCCAGGGCGTTGGGCCTTGAGAACACGGTTATGAAAGGTATTAACATTGCGATACACGCGGAGCCTGAAGTCTATGAAGAAGTTGTTGATTTTATTAAAAATGATGAACTTTCCGCAGGAGCTTTGGTGACGACCCATAAGATCGACCTCTATAATGCGGCAAAGGATACATTTGATTATTTAGACCCTTATGCCCTTAAATTTGGGGAATTGTCATCTATATCAAAAAAAGATGGAAAACTTTGCGGCCATGCAAAAGACCCTATTTCTTCCGGCTTGGCTTTGGAAGAATTTGTGCCGGCTCATTATTGGAAAAACCATAGGGAAGCGGGAGTGCTTATTATGGGCGCTGGCGGGAGCGCGATTTCCATGTGTTCCTATTTTATGAGAAAAGAATTTGCTGGGAATTATCCGTCAAAGATCGTTATCGCAAACAGGTCAAAACTCCGTTTGGATGAAATTAAGCGTATCAATGCTGATTTGGATCCGGGCGGTATTGAATTTGATTATTACCTGACGCCGGAGGCGGGACAGAACGACGCCGTCATGGATATGATGGGGGAAGGATCCTTGATCATTAACGCGACAGGGCTTGGTAAAGACCGACCGGGATCACCGTTAACGGATAAGGCGGTATTCCCTGAAAATGCTTTGGTTTGGGAAATCAATTATCGCGGGGACTTGGGTTTTCTACATCAGGCGGAAAAACAGCAAAGTTCCCGGAACTTAGTAGTAGAAGACGGATGGATGTACTTTATTTACGGCTGGACGCAGGTGATCTCCGAAGTTTTCCATGTTCCGATTGAAGGGGAAACGCTATCCGAACTTGATCGGATCGCGGCTAAATTTAATCATAGATAG
- a CDS encoding glucose-6-phosphate isomerase family protein encodes MAGFNTSSKQFDFDRGFTIDFDMKTGLSSMKEAGKRYLSDMRGMFSDDEALEKMLDKDDRLVYEFHDMGVPELPGDLAFGCSITYPGKVGNEYFMTKGHFHTILETGEVYYCMGGHGYMLLENPEGDWSAQELTPGKAVYVPKRYAHRSINISNSEPLLTFFVFRGDAGHDYGTIETKGYRKLLVEKDGKPAIVDNPKWSVEQR; translated from the coding sequence ATGGCTGGTTTTAATACGAGTAGCAAGCAGTTTGATTTTGACCGTGGATTTACTATTGATTTTGATATGAAAACAGGGCTGTCGTCAATGAAGGAAGCGGGAAAAAGATATCTTTCCGATATGAGAGGGATGTTTTCCGACGACGAAGCCCTGGAAAAGATGCTCGATAAAGACGATCGGCTTGTATATGAATTCCATGACATGGGAGTTCCAGAGCTGCCGGGAGATCTTGCTTTTGGATGCAGTATTACTTATCCGGGCAAGGTTGGAAATGAATACTTTATGACAAAGGGCCATTTCCATACGATATTGGAAACGGGAGAGGTATATTATTGTATGGGCGGCCATGGTTATATGCTTTTGGAAAATCCTGAGGGCGATTGGTCTGCGCAGGAGTTGACCCCGGGGAAAGCGGTATATGTGCCTAAAAGGTATGCGCACAGGAGTATCAATATCAGTAATTCGGAACCGTTATTGACCTTTTTCGTGTTTAGGGGCGATGCGGGGCATGACTATGGGACGATCGAGACAAAGGGGTACCGGAAACTCCTGGTGGAGAAAGATGGAAAGCCCGCGATCGTGGACAATCCAAAGTGGAGCGTGGAGCAGAGATGA
- a CDS encoding phosphoglycerate dehydrogenase: protein MRILVTPTSFLKPQNIQAKEMLEDFADEVVYNDLGIPLAGDELLKRLRGVDGYIAGVDYITGDVVNCMPPKLKVISRYGAGVDRVDIEACKKKGITVANTPGANSVAVCELAFGLMLSTARNIPRLHQAVTNGEWPRNEGVELSGKTLGIVGMGAIGKNLAIRALAFNMKVIAYDPFFDKRFACQNNITEMALDDVLRQANFISLHVPLNKSTRHMINAESISKMQEGTIIINTARGGIIDEEAAARAIKDGKLAGLGLDAFEQEPLKDSPLKGLDHVVFTPHTGAHTSEAVKNMGLMAVKNVISILKGEDCPYIVNGR, encoded by the coding sequence ATGAGGATATTGGTGACGCCTACGTCCTTTTTGAAACCGCAAAATATACAGGCGAAAGAGATGCTGGAAGATTTTGCAGACGAGGTCGTCTATAACGATCTTGGGATCCCGCTGGCGGGGGACGAACTCTTAAAGAGGTTGCGGGGAGTCGATGGCTATATTGCCGGAGTGGATTATATCACTGGCGACGTAGTAAACTGTATGCCCCCTAAGCTTAAAGTTATTTCACGATATGGCGCGGGGGTAGACAGGGTCGATATAGAGGCTTGCAAAAAGAAAGGGATTACAGTTGCGAATACGCCCGGCGCTAATAGCGTTGCGGTATGCGAACTTGCTTTTGGATTAATGCTGAGTACGGCAAGGAATATCCCGAGGTTACATCAAGCTGTAACGAACGGGGAATGGCCTAGAAACGAGGGCGTTGAACTATCCGGTAAAACGCTGGGTATCGTTGGGATGGGAGCAATAGGAAAAAACCTCGCAATCCGCGCGCTTGCTTTTAATATGAAGGTGATCGCCTACGATCCTTTCTTTGATAAGCGATTTGCCTGTCAAAACAATATCACGGAGATGGCGCTTGATGATGTATTACGGCAGGCAAATTTTATCTCGCTGCATGTGCCGCTCAATAAAAGTACAAGGCATATGATCAATGCGGAAAGTATTTCAAAAATGCAGGAGGGCACGATCATTATTAATACTGCCCGCGGCGGAATCATTGATGAAGAAGCTGCGGCCCGGGCGATAAAGGATGGGAAACTGGCTGGCTTGGGATTGGACGCTTTTGAACAGGAACCATTAAAGGATTCACCGTTGAAGGGCCTGGATCATGTGGTGTTTACGCCGCATACGGGGGCGCACACATCGGAGGCGGTGAAAAATATGGGATTGATGGCAGTAAAAAATGTAATTTCGATCTTAAAAGGGGAAGATTGCCCCTATATTGTCAATGGCAGATAA
- a CDS encoding bifunctional 2-keto-4-hydroxyglutarate aldolase/2-keto-3-deoxy-6-phosphogluconate aldolase: MKKSEVLKRLIDSGIVAVVRAEDAEEAMKICEACRKAGIVGIELTFTVPGAVDVIKELANKYTSEEIIVGAGTVLDSETARAAILAGANYIVSPCLDLETIKLCNRYQIACMPGAMTIKEVVECMEAGADIVKVFPGNLFGPAMIKAIKGPLPQAMLMPTGGVNADNCAEWIRAGCVAVGAGGDLTAGAKTGDYDKITEVGKKMIEAIAAARMK, from the coding sequence ATGAAAAAATCAGAAGTGTTAAAGAGGCTGATCGACAGCGGTATTGTTGCGGTTGTGCGTGCGGAAGATGCGGAAGAAGCGATGAAAATTTGCGAGGCCTGCAGAAAAGCCGGGATCGTAGGGATTGAATTAACATTTACAGTTCCGGGGGCGGTTGACGTCATTAAAGAATTGGCAAATAAATATACATCCGAGGAAATAATCGTAGGCGCAGGTACGGTGCTCGACAGCGAAACGGCACGTGCAGCGATCCTCGCAGGAGCGAATTATATTGTATCGCCATGCCTCGATCTAGAAACCATAAAGCTTTGCAACCGATACCAGATTGCCTGTATGCCGGGAGCTATGACGATAAAAGAAGTGGTTGAGTGCATGGAGGCGGGCGCGGATATTGTTAAGGTATTTCCGGGAAACTTATTTGGGCCCGCTATGATCAAGGCGATAAAAGGGCCTTTGCCCCAGGCGATGCTTATGCCGACCGGAGGAGTGAATGCTGATAATTGTGCGGAGTGGATCCGGGCGGGATGTGTTGCTGTTGGAGCGGGCGGTGATTTAACGGCGGGAGCGAAAACCGGGGATTATGATAAGATCACGGAAGTTGGCAAAAAAATGATCGAGGCAATTGCTGCTGCGCGGATGAAATAA
- a CDS encoding calcium-translocating P-type ATPase, PMCA-type, whose protein sequence is MQAFLEKGEQTARRLGTDTRQGLTSCQAEENAKKYGRNEFAREKPDSLLKRLKDAATEPMIIMLIAAGLIALAVNIARGISGGEADFLECVGIFVAISLSVVITVIMEGKSAKAFEALSEINQDVLVKAVRDGQVQLIPQKDIVVGDIIHLETGDKLPADGRLLVSKGLSADEASLTGESVPAEKDADAAFTDKKTPVAERSNMLYSGCFITGGSGVMVVTAVGDQTEFGKIAQELSDTQKASTPLQEKLAKLGKTITILGAAAAAVVFAIQVIIFLTNGTASLDTVSSAFITSIVLIVAAVPEGLPTIVAVSLALNIIKMAKQNALVKKMVACETVGCVSIICSDKTGTLTQNRMTVLAVGTKEGVVRPEELTDGAILRNFCINGTADLSCSASADFIGNPTECALLVAAQKAGQDYRQMRAAKEIACVFPFSSETKNMTTIVLEEGRHIAYTKGSPEKVLAMCALDEARRRQAEADMLSYQEKSCRVIAFAHKGLADMKDYESGRQEIESGMVYDGFAAIADPLREDVFAAVGRCRSAGIDLKILTGDNLVTATAIAGELDLLGDGHIAVEANMLEGLSDEQLLKALPKIRVIARSTPGLKMRVVNALKANGDVVAVTGDGINDAPALKNADVGIAMGISGTEVSKEASDIVLLDDSFSTIVKAVQWGRGIYENFQRFIQFQLTVNLSSVVVVLCSILMGFVSPFSALQLLWINIIMDGPPALTLGLEPIREDLMKRTPIARDKSIVTKGMLGRIAFNGIFISAVFMAQHTWNFLGAAPQQTATVLFTLFVVFQLFNAFNSRELSDVSMFKNIGNNKLMLLVFLVTFALQVVITQFGGAFFGTVPLQLEMWMRIILCALSVIAASELFKLAKRALLKAKRIA, encoded by the coding sequence ATGCAGGCATTTTTGGAGAAGGGCGAACAAACCGCCCGGCGTCTGGGAACGGATACCAGGCAGGGCTTAACGAGCTGCCAGGCGGAGGAAAACGCAAAGAAATATGGACGGAATGAGTTTGCGCGGGAAAAGCCGGACTCGCTGCTAAAGCGTTTAAAGGACGCGGCGACGGAGCCGATGATCATTATGCTGATCGCAGCTGGGCTGATCGCGCTGGCCGTCAATATCGCACGCGGTATAAGCGGAGGGGAAGCGGATTTCCTGGAGTGTGTGGGAATATTCGTCGCGATATCCCTCTCCGTTGTGATCACTGTCATCATGGAGGGGAAAAGCGCAAAGGCGTTTGAAGCCTTGAGCGAGATCAACCAGGACGTCCTCGTGAAGGCAGTACGCGACGGACAGGTACAGCTGATCCCGCAAAAAGACATCGTCGTGGGGGACATCATCCACCTGGAAACGGGCGATAAGCTGCCGGCCGACGGGCGGCTGCTTGTAAGCAAAGGATTATCGGCGGACGAAGCGTCCCTTACGGGGGAGAGCGTACCCGCCGAAAAGGATGCAGACGCGGCCTTTACAGATAAAAAAACGCCTGTTGCGGAACGCTCGAATATGCTTTATTCCGGCTGCTTTATTACGGGAGGAAGCGGTGTGATGGTCGTGACCGCGGTGGGCGACCAAACAGAATTTGGCAAGATCGCGCAGGAATTATCGGACACACAAAAGGCAAGCACGCCCCTGCAGGAAAAGCTGGCAAAACTCGGTAAGACGATCACCATACTGGGCGCTGCCGCCGCGGCCGTGGTATTCGCGATACAGGTCATTATTTTCCTGACCAACGGCACCGCTTCGCTCGATACGGTGTCTAGTGCGTTTATCACAAGCATCGTGCTGATCGTCGCGGCAGTGCCGGAAGGCCTGCCGACCATTGTAGCGGTGTCGCTTGCCCTGAATATCATCAAGATGGCAAAGCAGAACGCACTGGTCAAAAAGATGGTGGCCTGTGAAACGGTTGGGTGTGTAAGCATTATTTGTTCGGATAAGACGGGTACGCTTACACAAAACCGGATGACGGTATTGGCGGTGGGAACCAAAGAGGGGGTCGTGAGGCCGGAGGAACTTACCGATGGGGCGATCCTGCGCAATTTTTGTATCAACGGCACGGCGGACTTAAGCTGTTCCGCTTCGGCGGATTTTATTGGGAATCCAACGGAATGCGCGCTTCTGGTCGCGGCGCAAAAGGCGGGGCAGGATTACAGGCAAATGCGTGCCGCCAAGGAGATTGCATGCGTGTTCCCATTCAGCTCGGAGACCAAAAACATGACCACGATCGTTTTGGAAGAGGGGCGGCATATCGCATATACAAAGGGCAGCCCCGAAAAAGTGCTGGCCATGTGTGCTTTGGATGAAGCGCGCAGGAGGCAGGCCGAAGCGGATATGCTTTCTTACCAGGAAAAAAGCTGCCGTGTGATCGCTTTTGCACATAAGGGACTTGCGGATATGAAAGACTATGAAAGCGGCAGGCAGGAAATCGAAAGCGGTATGGTGTACGACGGGTTCGCAGCGATCGCCGACCCTCTGCGGGAGGATGTGTTTGCCGCGGTAGGGCGCTGCCGCAGCGCGGGGATCGACCTGAAAATATTGACGGGGGATAACCTTGTGACGGCAACCGCCATTGCCGGGGAGCTTGACCTTTTAGGGGACGGGCATATTGCCGTGGAAGCCAATATGTTGGAAGGCTTGAGCGACGAACAGCTGCTTAAGGCGCTTCCCAAAATACGCGTGATTGCGCGCAGTACGCCAGGGCTGAAAATGCGCGTGGTGAATGCGCTCAAAGCGAATGGGGATGTGGTTGCGGTCACGGGCGACGGTATTAACGACGCGCCTGCCCTGAAAAACGCGGACGTGGGGATTGCGATGGGCATATCGGGCACAGAGGTTTCCAAGGAGGCGAGCGATATTGTGCTGCTGGATGATTCGTTTTCCACGATCGTCAAGGCGGTGCAGTGGGGACGGGGAATATACGAGAATTTCCAGAGGTTTATCCAGTTCCAGCTAACGGTCAACCTGTCGTCGGTGGTCGTCGTGCTGTGCTCGATCCTGATGGGCTTTGTTTCCCCGTTCTCCGCGCTGCAGCTTTTGTGGATCAATATCATCATGGACGGGCCGCCGGCCCTGACGCTGGGCCTGGAGCCTATCCGCGAGGACCTGATGAAGCGCACGCCGATCGCGCGCGATAAAAGTATTGTGACCAAGGGAATGCTCGGACGAATCGCCTTTAACGGAATTTTTATTTCAGCCGTATTCATGGCGCAGCATACGTGGAACTTTTTGGGCGCGGCGCCGCAGCAGACGGCGACAGTCCTGTTCACCCTATTTGTGGTATTCCAGCTTTTCAATGCTTTTAACAGCCGCGAGCTTTCGGATGTGAGCATGTTCAAAAATATCGGCAATAACAAACTGATGCTGCTCGTGTTCCTGGTAACGTTTGCGCTGCAGGTAGTGATCACCCAGTTTGGCGGCGCGTTTTTCGGTACGGTGCCGCTGCAGCTTGAGATGTGGATGAGGATCATTCTTTGCGCGCTTTCCGTCATTGCGGCATCCGAGCTGTTTAAGCTTGCAAAGCGCGCTTTGCTAAAAGCGAAACGCATTGCCTAG
- a CDS encoding alkaline phosphatase family protein produces the protein MKKITLVLDGSADRPNAALGHKTPLEYASTPNLDALYKKSLSGTCLTIPQGLEVGSAVANLSLLGFDPYTYRGRSIIEAAGLGLPMNDNDLYIRCNLVAFEGDSFETSRIKSYSAYDIATDVAEPVMKELAAAVFDDDYKLVYCGSFRNTLIVKNGKDLYPLNLEPAHDIIGQDIAPFIKTGGKQAKFFELMKASYDFMQDKGIAANGLWFWGDSIMPEIKGDTRGRVALSETLLMDGITTIANLPNIGTKREGRSFDDFLAEKLEKALKAVREYDDIYVHIQETDDLSHELEPVEKMQAIESIDRVFLKDFLAGIGGDYTLSVASDHFTFSDTGAHGGESVPFLFYDSTNEREQDGRFTEQDCRDKNYRITAAELKAMQK, from the coding sequence ATGAAAAAGATTACACTGGTACTGGACGGCTCGGCAGACAGGCCGAATGCCGCGCTCGGTCATAAAACACCGCTGGAATATGCCAGCACGCCCAATTTGGACGCGCTGTATAAAAAGTCTTTGAGCGGGACGTGCCTGACGATCCCGCAGGGGTTGGAGGTCGGCAGCGCGGTAGCGAATTTAAGCCTTTTAGGTTTTGATCCATATACCTATCGTGGGCGCTCGATCATCGAAGCGGCAGGGTTGGGCCTGCCGATGAATGATAATGATTTATATATCCGTTGCAATTTGGTGGCGTTCGAGGGGGATTCTTTTGAGACGAGCCGTATCAAAAGCTACAGCGCGTACGACATCGCAACGGATGTCGCGGAGCCTGTGATGAAGGAGCTTGCGGCGGCGGTGTTTGACGACGATTATAAGCTTGTATACTGCGGCTCGTTCCGCAATACGCTGATCGTGAAAAACGGAAAAGACCTGTACCCGTTGAACCTGGAGCCTGCGCATGACATTATCGGGCAGGATATCGCGCCGTTTATCAAAACGGGCGGCAAACAGGCAAAGTTTTTCGAGTTGATGAAAGCGTCGTACGATTTTATGCAGGATAAAGGAATCGCTGCCAACGGGCTGTGGTTTTGGGGAGATTCCATCATGCCGGAAATCAAAGGCGATACAAGGGGGCGCGTCGCGCTCAGCGAAACGCTGCTCATGGACGGTATCACGACCATAGCGAATTTGCCGAATATCGGAACGAAGCGCGAGGGGCGCAGTTTTGATGATTTTCTCGCGGAGAAGCTGGAAAAAGCGCTGAAAGCGGTCAGGGAATACGACGATATTTATGTGCACATCCAGGAAACGGACGATCTTTCGCACGAGCTTGAGCCGGTGGAAAAAATGCAGGCGATCGAATCCATCGACCGTGTGTTTTTAAAGGATTTTCTTGCCGGGATCGGGGGCGATTATACGCTTTCCGTCGCTTCCGACCATTTTACGTTTTCGGATACGGGCGCGCACGGCGGGGAGAGCGTTCCCTTCCTGTTTTACGATTCCACAAACGAGCGGGAGCAGGATGGGCGTTTTACGGAGCAGGACTGCCGCGATAAAAATTACCGGATTACGGCGGCAGAATTAAAAGCGATGCAAAAGTAA
- a CDS encoding TrpB-like pyridoxal phosphate-dependent enzyme has translation MVKVPHRLYLTEDEMPKQWYNLRADMKELPDPMINPGTMQPATEEDLYPVFCTKLAHQEMDNETRYVDIPEEVLEMYKIYRPSPLIRAYNLEKELDTPAKIYYKFEGNNTSGSHKLNSAIAQAYYAKEQGLKGLTTETGAGQWGTALAEACSYFGLPLTVFMVKVSYQQKPFRKAVMQTFDADVIASPSATTQVGRKILAENPETGGSLGCAISEAVEKAVGSEGYRYVLGSVLNQVLLHQSIIGLESKIAMEKLDEYPDVVIGCAGGGSNLGGLIAPFMQDKLQGRANPRITAVEPASCPSLTRGKYAYDFCDTGKITPMARMYTLGSGFMPSANHAGGLRYHGMSPILSKLYHDGYMDAVAVEQSKVFEAAVLFAKKETILPAPESAHAIREAIDEALRCKESGEAKTILFGLTGTGYFDMTAYEAFHDGKMSDYIPTDEELAKGFDSLPQMP, from the coding sequence ATGGTAAAAGTTCCGCACAGACTCTATTTAACAGAAGACGAGATGCCCAAACAGTGGTATAACCTGCGCGCAGATATGAAAGAGCTGCCGGATCCGATGATCAATCCGGGAACCATGCAGCCGGCAACGGAAGAAGACCTCTATCCGGTGTTCTGCACAAAGCTCGCGCACCAGGAAATGGATAACGAAACGCGGTATGTGGATATTCCCGAAGAAGTACTGGAGATGTACAAGATCTACCGTCCGTCCCCGCTGATCCGTGCGTATAACCTGGAAAAGGAACTGGATACGCCCGCCAAGATCTATTACAAATTCGAGGGCAACAATACGTCGGGCAGCCACAAGCTGAACTCGGCGATCGCCCAGGCGTATTACGCAAAGGAGCAGGGCCTTAAGGGGCTGACGACAGAAACGGGCGCAGGCCAATGGGGTACGGCGCTGGCGGAAGCGTGCTCATACTTCGGGCTGCCGCTGACGGTATTCATGGTAAAGGTATCCTACCAGCAAAAGCCGTTCCGCAAGGCGGTCATGCAAACGTTCGACGCGGACGTGATCGCCAGCCCGAGCGCCACGACGCAGGTCGGCAGGAAGATCCTTGCTGAAAACCCGGAAACGGGCGGAAGCCTCGGATGCGCGATTTCCGAAGCGGTGGAAAAAGCAGTGGGATCGGAAGGTTACCGTTATGTGCTCGGTTCGGTGCTGAACCAGGTACTGCTGCACCAGTCGATCATCGGGCTGGAATCCAAGATCGCGATGGAAAAGCTGGATGAATATCCGGACGTCGTCATCGGCTGCGCGGGCGGCGGCTCCAACCTCGGCGGCCTGATCGCACCGTTTATGCAGGACAAGCTGCAGGGCAGGGCAAACCCGCGGATCACAGCGGTCGAGCCTGCCTCCTGCCCGTCCTTGACGCGCGGGAAGTACGCGTACGATTTTTGCGATACGGGCAAGATCACGCCCATGGCCAGGATGTATACACTGGGCAGCGGCTTCATGCCTTCGGCAAACCACGCGGGCGGGCTGCGCTACCACGGGATGTCGCCCATCCTATCCAAGCTCTACCATGACGGGTATATGGACGCGGTTGCCGTGGAACAGAGTAAGGTATTTGAAGCGGCGGTATTGTTTGCCAAAAAAGAAACGATCCTGCCCGCGCCGGAATCCGCCCATGCGATCCGCGAGGCGATCGACGAAGCGCTGAGGTGCAAGGAATCGGGCGAAGCAAAAACGATCCTTTTCGGGCTCACGGGTACAGGCTACTTTGATATGACGGCATATGAAGCGTTCCATGACGGGAAGATGAGCGATTATATCCCCACGGACGAAGAGCTTGCGAAAGGGTTTGACAGCCTGCCGCAGATGCCGTAA
- the trpB gene encoding tryptophan synthase subunit beta: MDYRTYLKNYPDENGKFGEYGGAILPPELVPAFEEITEAYETICNSAQFISELRRIRREFQGRPTPVYHCERLSRMLGRVQIYLKREDLNHTGAHKLNHCMGEGLLAKYMGKKKLIAETGAGQHGVALATAAAFFGLECEIHMGEVDIAKQAPNVTRMKILGAKVVPVSRGAATLKEAVDSAFEAYARDYKDAIYCIGSAVGPHPFPMMVRDFQMVVGQEAREQFLEMTGNLPDAICACVGGGSNSLGLFTPFLDDPVEIYGVEPMGRGKEVGEHAATITYGKKGTLHGFESYLLQDEAGEAAPVYSVASGLDYPSVGPEHAFLHDLGRVHYVTATDDETMEAFFKLSRYEGIIPAIESAHAIAYAMKYAKENKKGSILVNCSGRGDKDIDYVVEKYGYGEQYK, encoded by the coding sequence ATGGATTACAGAACCTATTTGAAAAATTACCCGGATGAAAATGGAAAATTTGGCGAATATGGCGGGGCGATTTTGCCGCCGGAGCTTGTGCCCGCGTTTGAGGAAATAACAGAGGCATATGAAACGATATGCAATTCCGCGCAGTTTATAAGCGAGCTTAGGCGTATCCGCCGTGAGTTCCAGGGACGTCCTACGCCGGTGTACCATTGCGAACGCCTGTCGAGGATGCTGGGCAGGGTGCAGATATACTTGAAGCGCGAGGACTTAAACCATACGGGCGCGCACAAGCTGAATCATTGCATGGGCGAGGGCCTGCTTGCCAAATATATGGGCAAGAAAAAGCTGATCGCGGAAACGGGCGCGGGGCAGCACGGCGTTGCCCTCGCTACGGCGGCGGCTTTCTTCGGCCTTGAATGTGAAATCCATATGGGAGAGGTCGATATCGCTAAACAGGCGCCCAACGTGACGCGCATGAAGATATTGGGCGCGAAGGTCGTGCCGGTATCGCGCGGGGCGGCGACCTTGAAGGAAGCGGTGGATTCGGCCTTTGAAGCATATGCGCGGGATTATAAGGACGCGATCTATTGCATCGGCAGTGCGGTCGGGCCGCACCCGTTCCCTATGATGGTACGCGATTTCCAGATGGTCGTCGGACAGGAAGCGCGCGAGCAGTTCCTGGAAATGACGGGCAACCTGCCGGACGCGATCTGCGCGTGCGTGGGCGGCGGCAGTAATTCGCTGGGGTTGTTCACACCTTTCCTCGATGATCCGGTGGAAATCTATGGCGTGGAACCGATGGGACGGGGCAAAGAAGTGGGCGAGCACGCAGCGACCATCACGTATGGCAAAAAAGGGACGCTGCATGGTTTTGAAAGCTACCTTTTGCAGGACGAAGCGGGCGAGGCGGCGCCGGTCTATTCCGTGGCCAGCGGTCTCGATTACCCGTCGGTAGGGCCGGAGCACGCATTTTTACATGACCTTGGGCGCGTGCATTATGTAACGGCGACAGACGACGAAACGATGGAGGCGTTCTTCAAGCTTTCGCGCTATGAAGGGATCATTCCCGCGATCGAAAGCGCACACGCCATTGCCTACGCAATGAAGTACGCGAAGGAAAACAAGAAGGGCTCGATTCTCGTGAATTGCAGCGGCAGGGGCGATAAGGACATCGACTATGTCGTCGAAAAATATGGGTACGGCGAACAATATAAATAA